GGTGCTGAgcaaaaaataaactgtaacaGTAGCACTTTTTTTAGTATTTAAGTGTATATATTCTGGTTTATAACACAATATAGGGTAACTGTAAGCAGCTataagtgtttattaatgtgaGTGTCAACAGCTCCTGTGAAGCATTAATATATGTAACCTATGTAAAACCAGATAATGAATGATTGATGGCATTACATATAAATAAAGATGTCTGTATACTTGATTATATTTCAATATTTCGTTGCAGCACTAATTTTAGTTATATTTAGAATTGTACCTGTTTGTTCATCAGCACATAGATAATGGGGTTGAACAGTGCTGAGCTCTTTGAGAAGAAGGCAGGGATGGCCATGGCTGTGGCTGAGAACGCAGCTCCCCTGTTGAAGAAGATCCATGCAGCAAAGCTGGCATATGGGGTCCAAGCCACCAGGAAGCCCAGCACCATCAGGATGCACATACGTGTCACTTCCTTCTCAGCTTTTTGTGTGGATACAGAGTCCTGCTGCTGAGCTGCGGCCTGAAAATTAGTTCAACATCAGCTATTAGGTCATCTCTAATATAGGTTAGATTCAAAATCTACAGTTGCTCATGTAGTCTTGTTAGGTTAAGAAACTGTCTCTTACCGCCTTCACTGTGCACACTAAGTTTCCATAGGTGAAGAAGATGGTGAAGACAGGAACGCAGAAGTGGCAGGTGAACATGTACAAGACAAATGATTCGTTGTTGTAGCCTGGGGCCAAGGTGTAGTAGTCGGGTCCGCAGGACACCTGAATACCCTCAGGGATGTACCTGCAGCAGGCAAGATTATTCAAAATCATCCACGGCAGTTTTAAACAGGACTGGAATCATGCAACATGTCATGTTAAAGGCTACTATGCAGTGAACGTATCAGGATTTCATGAATCATTGTTGTATGAACATTAAATAATTCAAAGCATAATGGCAGCAACACCAAAGTAATGTGTGTTCTCCAATACTTTTGAGCATTACACTAAGTCACATATTTAGGGACTTTGCACTTGCATTGTTTTGAATTGAATGCGTAAAACCAGAGGGGTGTAGGACACAGCAAGTCCTGCAGCATTCTCATTAAGGAGGATGTTTAGTGCGTCATTTGCACTTCCCTGCAAAACGGACCATGGTGCCTACTTTGGCGTGTGAATGTTGGAAGAAAATTACTTATTGTGTAAATTTATAtgttaataattttttttttttttttttttttttttttgactgctttgataaagcttatactTAGGGCTGGCTTGGGcgtgccctgtaccagcccctagcctagtctgccggaggacccccctataatacaccaggcaccttctctccttctctctttctctctctctctctctctctcgtattctattactgcatcttgctaactcggccattctgggtgtcactaactcggcttcttcttcggagcctttgtgctccactgtctctcagattaactcatatcgcagcggtgcctggacagcatgacgtgtgtggttgtgctgctgccgtggtcctgccagatgcctcctgctgctgctgccatcattagtcattagtcatacttctactgttattatacacatatgactattgtcacacatgtatactgccagatattaatacatactttcaacatattgtaccacagtagccagaactataactataatattattactttcaataatgttgttttaagctactgtcattacctgcatctctctctctctctctctctctctctctctctctctctctctctctttctctctctccctgtctcattgtgtcatgtggattactgttaatttattatgctgatctgttctgtacgacatctattgcacgtctgtccgtcctggaagagggatccctcctcagttgctcttcctgaggtttctaccgttttttttccccgttaaagggtttttttggggagtttttccttatccgctgtgagggtcataaggacagagggatgccgtatgctgtaaagccctgtgaggcaaattgtgatttgtgatattgggctttataaataaaattgattgattgattgattgactgcagcctattttttcttattattctCAGTGTCTGGCGTTTCTTTTTAACCTTACAGCTGCACATTATACAGCTCTTTAACATTTAACTTGatgcaacacatttaaacttcACACACAAAAGCTGCACTTAAGTCTGACAGTATCCCATTGCAAAGGATACATGGAAATCACTCTAGGCTGATTTAAAGTGAATTTTACTTATGAAATATTatgtataaaaaatataacattATCTGTTCTTGCTCAGATTTTCTGCCTCATCATGTAAATGCATGTAAGTTCCCGTGTCAAAAAACACAGGGTGATGTGAATGGTTTGCCTGACTGTAGTTGCACAGCTTCATTTGGTGGCATAAAAGATTCCATATGTACAACATATTCCCTCAGCTGAGAATCTTTGGAGAATAGCATCAGGAAAAGCCAACAAATCTGTTTGCTACAGTGGACGAGATAACATGGCTGAACTGGCTGTTTGTTTATCCTGTGTGATCATGTGATTGCACGCGTTGTATCCTCAACAGACCTATTCCAGTAACATCATCACGTCCCGACTCTGAGTACTTTGGTTGGTGCGTAAAACATTTGCAGACCAAATAGGACAGATGATAAAAATAAGGGCAATGTTGCTAAGTCAGTGTGTGGTAAAGGCTCCAATGAAAGACTTGCCCATTTTCCCTTCTGCCATTACAGGTTATGTGATCCATTGTGGGGACTTACCGTGACCAGCCAACAAGAGGAGGGACAGCGCAGGAGGCAGCCATGACCCAGGTGAATGCACAACCTGCTCCAGCGTGGGTGGCTGTGAATTTGAAACTACCCATGGGTTTGCAGACCACAATGTATCTCTCAACAGCAAGAACCACAAGAGACCACAGAGACACCTGACCTGTTgatggaaaaagaaaagttgtGATGAGATCTTGTCATCTGTTGTACCAGCTTAGACCCCAATCTCACAGCTTTGAGTTAAAAAATCTGGCATAACCATATTCAGTACAATTTATCTATGTGATAATGGCAAAGAAACATCCATTTTCCGAAAGTTTACCTCCAAGAGTGGCCATGAATCCCTCAATAGCACAGCCCATGGGTCCCAAGGAGAAATAGCCATTGAGGGAGGAATAAAAGCTGACTGTGAATCCGAAGCAGACCATGATGACTCCAGCAACAGCCAAGTTGACCAGGATGAAGTTGAGAGGTTGCCGGAGCTTCTTGTTCTGAGCTGTGACCAGCAGTGTCAGAAAGTTGATGGGGAAGCCGGTGCACATCAGGAAGAACATGTAGAGAGCCAGCAGTTTGAAGAACCATGGATCCGCCAAATAATACTGTGTATACTCAAAAGGACTCCTTACAAGCCCCGTCCGGTTGTTCATGGGGATGTAGAAGTTCTTGCCCTCTGTGCCGTTCTCCATGTTCGCAAATGAGGGTGTGGATCAGGCAGAGTATGATACACTTGGAGCTCTGTCAAAAAGGTCAGGGGTCTGATACTGCAGCTATGGTTATATAGCCCCCTGGGGGCAGACTCGCAATGGATCAGGAAGATTAGCAAAGAGGATTTGCATGAGAATTCAACCTGTAATCTGTCAGTGTATGATTCGTCGTCCAAGTaagcagattttgttttttaggatGTTTCACCATCTGAATGGTGGATGTCACAGGATAAAGGTCACTTAAGATTTAACTGAATCTTTTTAGCGCGCACCTATTCACCCATTTCAACATGACagaactgtcattaaaaaaagcagACCATTTAGTGTCTTGAACGCAAATCCCTTTTAATACATCCATTTTAATTTGACCATAACTCAATTACAAGAAGACTCTGACTGCACCCTAAAATCAAATTACCTTATTATCCACGTAGGTTAAACAATTAGTGAATAACAACTTCTTTTAATTGGATTTCAGAGCGTAGGTTACCGTTCATGTTAAAGCATGCTGCAGCCGCACCAGTGCTGCAGAAGAAGACAGGGTGCTTTTCAATTTTCAGACAGATAGATTTTAGAAAGGCAGTGATTCAAAATAGTGACGGTCATGTACTAATAAAGAGATTAAGGTGGGTATCATCTGCATGATGTTGAACATAAACACTGTATTACAGAACACACTTAGATGCTTACAGTAAGAAATCATGTTTTGGAGCTCTCAACCCTGCTCAAACCGCTTAGTATCAAACCATTCTTAATACCATTAACTCATATCTAAATTTCATTTTCATACATGCAATGCAAACTaagttaaaatatattaaatgctgtaaaaaTTTCATTATAACAACATAACTGCTTAACAAGGTCACAGGTGTTTCTGTGACGTTATGGAAGGCTAAATGTTCAAGAGCCAAAGCTTGGAGACTTTAAAGGTTATCCAGATTGCTGTTTGGTCACGTAAAACAGACCACTCTTCATGATTTACTGCAGGACAGCGCCTGAGATCTTTCTCAAGTGGGGCCAGATGCACTACGTAATTATAAGAATAATTACTGCaatatatgtaaatgtaaaaatcaTGTGTAGAATGTacaattattttactttatttattcatttatctatttattgcAGTTGGAGTCTGTGGTAGGCAGCAAACTGAATTGAAACTTGGCCTTTCATTGAGAGGGAAATATAAAAATTGAATAGACATAAGAATAGTTTCAACATCCGTGCAGTTTTGTCAGGAATGCTAATGTTATTGCAGATTAGCCCAACATCAGACTACAAGACTATATGATGAAATGTGGTGTAGGCTGATTCTGCAAAACCCCAGATTGTTTATGATTTTACCATGTTTTTGCAAAGTTTCAGTCCCTGACAATGATGATATGGTTTAGGTTAGATCCCTGCATTGTTCTCTCATTGGACTTTGCAAACCAATGCGCATGGACCTGACGCCTGCCCCTTGAAATATTTCAGCTGGGCCGACTGCACACAGCTCCTTGTTGGTCTATAGTACACATGACCCAAACACTTCCCCTTCTACCAGCctccaaaacacaccagcaatCAGATAGCAAATGCAAAGTAGAAACAAATCATGGGAGTGGCTGTGGTTCAGCAGGTAGAGAAGGTCATCTGGTCAGAAGAGCCACGGTTTTATCTTGGGCTCCTACCATCCACGTGttaaagtatccttgggcaataTACAAGCCAAAATTTGTGTGAGTGGGTGTGAATGGTTGACTGACGAGCAGATGGCACCTTGTAGGGTAGCCTTAACcaccagtgtatgtgtgtgaatgtaaaaGTGCTTACAGTGGTCCAGAAACTAGAAAGGCGCTacacaagtgcaagtccatttacaaaaacaatctcATGCTGTACAATGAAGACACGCATTGTAAAAGTTAACAGAGAAATGTCACTTGCTGCTTTTTGTCTTGTAATGAAAGGAGATATTGTGATACCCTGTGCGCCACTATGCCAAAATTGCTTCACAgcctgttcctgggggcttagTATCATAGAGtttatataaagatggacgagaTAACAgctcccaaaagtgaagccaaaagaTCTCAATTACCTCATGGTGGCTGgttgcagtataggtcataaatcCCGCCCTCTGCATGTTAccagatgggacatgggccaataaaaaaaagtcatagtgcacatcaaataaatttttcccaaagatggtttctgtcattttaggtagatCTTATTACCCTGATGTTTATTCAAGTATTCATTtatctgataagtttggttttaattatttatctgatacatcatgattgacagctgtatgTGCCACTCAGTGGTCTCATGATCAATGCCACTGCTCGGGATTGGTTGGACGGGTGTATGGGCAACAACCTGACAAGTCACTACTGcacacactctggctccaaattatGTCAACAgcttttggcttcatttttgtacagtgggaggaagtggtaACGCGTCGTCCATCTTTTTATATAGTCCATGCTTGGTGCATACAAGCAACTGAAACATAGCATTAGAACAATTTTTGTTGCCCGTTGccagataagaaaaaaataacaaatctTTATAACTGAATAATTTTtaactttcatttttaaataccaACTATTACAACATATCTGTAAACCTTCACTGGGAACCATCATCATTATTCTTGGTGTGTTTGATCTGATGCAGAGCTACAAGATTTGCCCTGTTTCCTCTGCACAGTCTTTGTCGCTGCAAACTTCAATGCTGACCTTGAGAAAGGCATGAGCTAACTCTGTGACACATGGAGTCACCAGCTGACACTTTTCGCTTGTAAGCAAGGGGCTTTACAGGAAAGGCAAAATGCAGGTTAGATTCACTCTACCCACCCCCACCCACCAGGTCCCACATCCTCTAATCCTCCCTACTGACTCATAGGAGTTGCTAGCAACAAGGTCCCATTCAGGTTACCCACCCACAAGCACTTAATTGTGCTCAATGGGAAGGGCAACCAAGGTTTCACTGCCAGGATTTGCTTCTTCCCCAAAATAACTGTTGGTATGCCGGGCTTGAATCCTAGCGTTGGTTGTGTATGGAGTTTGCAACAGCATCAGCACTGCCACTGCAGCGCACTGTATTTCACACAGATGCTTACTACTGTGGCACAATTCGCTTATACTGTGGACACATTATGTGAAGCAGACACCTGTAAGTCATACATGAATGCTcagaaaagaagacacaaattGGTAGCTTGAATTGAAAAACAATGGCAGTGGAAGAAATTAAAAAGGGGTGAAGAGAAGAGACAGCTTAGGATGGGCAGTAGCTACAGATGCGATGGTAACAACACCAGTGACTTTTGATAGGCTGGTAATGCCAGTTATGCTGTATGCTTGCGAAGTATGGAGGTTTGAGAAGGTAGACATCTTAgagaaattacatttgaaattcctcaagtatattttgaaagttaaaatGTCCACTTGTAATAATATGGTTTATGGCGAACGTAGAAGATACCCTTTATGTGTTGATATCAAAAAAGAATAATTGGTTATTGGGGGAGTTTAGTGATGGGGAAGGAAACAAAGATTAGCAGGGTGATGTATAACTGtctatttaatttatatattaatgaGCTATATGTATCATCATGGATTTCTGTTGTTGAGCAAATATTAGATGAATGCCGTTTTTCTTATGTTTGGTCAGACCAGAGATGTGATAACATTAAATGGTTAAAGATGGCAGTTGAGCAGAGGTTAAAGGATCAGTTTGTACAGAAGTGGCGTTATGAGCTACAGAGCATGTCCTCATGTGATTTATATTGTGAATTTAAAGAggattttaattttgaaaaatatttacttTGCGAAAATAAGAAGTATGGTCAGGCCATCTGTAATTTTTGAACTTCTAATAATAGACTCCCTAAAATAACAGGTAGATACAAGGGTCTGGAAAGGAATGAAAGGTTGTGTAATTTGTGTAATGATGGCCACCTGGGAGACgaatatcatgttttgtttgaatgTAAAAATTTAACCATCTCTGAGAACAGAAACAAGTACttgcctaaatattttttaaaccacCCATCTATGTTCAAATGTATAGCTTTAATGAAGACTGATCATTTAAGAACAATATATAAACTGGGTGCTTTCTTGAATAATGTTTTGCcactttttaaatgaaacaatgtatGGCCGTGCTTGAGTGCAGGcttggttttctttttgtttactttgatCTGTGATGACTCATTCTGACTgttcatcatttattttgtattttgtcttgtttgtactCCATATCACAATTGTGGTGAAGAGTTAATAAATATGACTGTGACTATGAAAAATTTATAGATTTTCAACTGGAAGTGCATGGAGCGACCACACAAAAAAGCCTAGTGCTCTGAAAAAGGAGGCAGGGAATAGTGCTGTTTCTCTGGGCGAACACATATGCTCTCTCCTCAACAACTGAACAACTGAAAACAGACACTGACGTCAGATATAATGTGGACACGGGGTCCTTcttcaatgctgtatccaggttgcgtaatactgtatgtattacgcaacctggatacagcattgaagAGGGACCCCGTTCACTAGAGTCTTCTACTGGCAGGGCTGTTTACCTCTAGTTTAGTGCTCCACTAAATTCAATGGGGATAAAATTTAAGAATTTTGTGACTCTTCtagacttttcaaatgttaGCAGACTGAGTGGATTAAATCTTGGTAGTGTAACTAGTCATTTTACAGGGCTGTGaaactcaaaaaatgtatccgcTTATTTAtagatgtctctttcccaaaGTAAGTCTATGGCGAAAAGTGTctttgggcccagtggcattGCGTGACGGGCTCAGGAGTTGTATTTCCACTGTTTAGCCACCACACatattggcttcaaagtccagTGCACTTACTGGGGGCTCGGAAAACAGGCCCTCAGTCAAGTACATTTATTcatacagcacatttaaaaacaccttaTGAAGACCAAAGAACTTTGAATGTAAAATATACGAATGATTTCAATGAATAAgagcaacagaaaaacaagtgcAATTCTGAAGTCATGTTAATTGTGGAAACTCAGAGAAGCAATTGTAAAAGGTGGATCTTAACATGGGATTTAAATGTGGCAATAGAAGAGGAAGACCTGTGGGGGAGGGTAAATGGTTCCACCGTCTGGAAAATGCTCA
This region of Epinephelus fuscoguttatus linkage group LG1, E.fuscoguttatus.final_Chr_v1 genomic DNA includes:
- the LOC125895979 gene encoding green-sensitive opsin → MENGTEGKNFYIPMNNRTGLVRSPFEYTQYYLADPWFFKLLALYMFFLMCTGFPINFLTLLVTAQNKKLRQPLNFILVNLAVAGVIMVCFGFTVSFYSSLNGYFSLGPMGCAIEGFMATLGGQVSLWSLVVLAVERYIVVCKPMGSFKFTATHAGAGCAFTWVMAASCAVPPLVGWSRYIPEGIQVSCGPDYYTLAPGYNNESFVLYMFTCHFCVPVFTIFFTYGNLVCTVKAAAAQQQDSVSTQKAEKEVTRMCILMVLGFLVAWTPYASFAAWIFFNRGAAFSATAMAIPAFFSKSSALFNPIIYVLMNKQFRNCMLSTIGMGGMVEDETSVSTSKTEVSSVS